GTGTATTGCCCCACCTGTCCCGTGACGCGCGGGCAATTATCCGACGCTTTGTTCGAGTCGTCCCAGACCAACACCACGAGGTGAACCACCTATGAATCGAATAAAAATCATCGCCGCTCTGGCGATATTCTTAAGCACAGGAGCACTTATGGCCGCTGACGGTTGGAAAAAACAAGCAGGAACCTACGCTGTGATCGAAACAGAATTGGGCACCATCGTTTGTAAATTGTTTCCGGAGAAGGCGCCGGAGACCGTGGCGAACTTTGTTGGACTCGCCGAAGGGACGAAAGAATTCAAAGATATTAAGACGGGAGAAATGGTTAAACGTCCTTTCTATGACGGCATTGTCTTTCATCGTGTGATCCCGGATTTCATGATCCAAACAGGGGATCCCAAGGGGCAGGGGACGGGCGGGCCGGGCTACCAATTCGAAGACGAGTTCGATAAATCCCTGCGGTTTGACCGCAAGGGCATTTTGGCCATGGCGAACTCGGGGCCGGGAACAAACGGGTCCCAATTCTTCATTACCGTGGCACCCACGACCTGGTTGAACGACCGTCATTCCATCTTCGGCGAAGTGGTCGAAGGCCAATCGGTGGCGGACGCGATCTCCAAAGCGCCCCGGGATCCCAACGATCGTCCTACAAAGACCCTGTCCATGAAGAAAGTGACCATTGAACGGGTAAAATAACAGTCCGAATCGTCGTTCTTCTCTTCCAATGAAAACCGCGCGGGCGCTGTGGCTGGCTGTTGGATGG
The genomic region above belongs to Elusimicrobiota bacterium and contains:
- a CDS encoding peptidylprolyl isomerase, with product MNRIKIIAALAIFLSTGALMAADGWKKQAGTYAVIETELGTIVCKLFPEKAPETVANFVGLAEGTKEFKDIKTGEMVKRPFYDGIVFHRVIPDFMIQTGDPKGQGTGGPGYQFEDEFDKSLRFDRKGILAMANSGPGTNGSQFFITVAPTTWLNDRHSIFGEVVEGQSVADAISKAPRDPNDRPTKTLSMKKVTIERVK